The Triticum aestivum cultivar Chinese Spring chromosome 6D, IWGSC CS RefSeq v2.1, whole genome shotgun sequence genomic sequence tcaattatgtcatatcatgccatcctgtatacttagacaacatgtatgtgaattatttcatcccaacctattttagaaagacatctatagttttttcatgtcatcctgtttagatactcatcatatgttgaattatgccattatatcctgttaagttatccatcatatatctgaaactgtgtcatgctatcctgtttagttaggcatcatatatgtgaaattgtgtcatgttgtcctgtttggttagacaacatatatgtgaattaccacatctgtctatcatacaatgtctgtacgttcaatatcttttcttgtttatcaaccatttgaattggagggggtgatggcagtatctaagggggAAAACCGGtacttcacaaaagacagtgctacccgtcgatgcagatagaaccatggttgtactggcccacaaactagccccaccacacataatcgagactcttccagattgcacacttacaccgttgggcagagaaccaactacaacccatctaaccccaaccccagcggatagtaaaccacttctagttgacaaagcaccatgtccaccacagaatacccccacacgagcagtttgtaaagcaactgcggtgcccaaagcacgaagaccaccacaacgaacccaaactccacgtttaaagcagaacagcaattgttctcaggtcagattccgtagctatggtccatactcctttgttgttgcatcaccgtatttactcataccaactactttcgaatttgaaggatacaattgaaactccaatggcgcaacaggtatgttttaaacctatttctttaactggattgttgttctaacttcttgctctatgttgatttcagttcaGTTGTATAAACATTTATGTTctaatgtgatgcacattacaagtgttgccaatgttgtgtagtttctcacacttatattctgtctatgctgttgtgtcttaaaaatatatgagttgaactgtgtctctatcttgatttggcaacataaactagaatgatatggacaatacagtgaccatagtacatagatatatgtttgtttcatgttgttatcctatccaccttactactgaaccggtttaccaaaaggagtttcgtatactacatgctaaacctgtgatgtgtttgcttgtttctcttgtagtatgtgaatagaatattggagaagatcaccccactatgcaatggtagagaaagtaatgcagataaggttcaagatagtgagacaaccgtgttggtctccaagaaaggtgataaaaacgatcttgtagacagtgagaaaaccccaatcctgcgttgatgtagtgttcgagttactggccagtaccattggcacaagctcttcgaactcgctgcctgaatcacttcagcttcttcagcctcagctacaagctgaaagacatcagtCAGCTATGctacggcaagaagccgaaggactgaggaagtccctgcagaatttagatgcatactttcttgtgcaacagcaagcgctggaggatttaagcgccaaacaagagaaagttaataagcttgctaaacatcttgccagcattatgggtacccaggatattgtttcttgagctcttctgaagtggtttcagttctggacttgttttgctgcggcgtttatttgcactagtcgccaactttgacaaccagtgtatgtgatatgctgctttgttccctatatttgcactagtggcgaactttgatgcccagtggatgtaatatctgtaatagtcgtgatagcctagcgtaagttgcttgcctatttatttccttgttgtcttgtttatttgtttgcttgtagtcagtgcagttctttttccgcggtttgctagtggccgcaataacctatttttaaaacaaggccacaataaccatgggctacatatttactgtagtgaccctgggcctcctacgtgccttagaaacaatgggccttgtacggggagtagcatcaatgggccttctatgggtcgtatgatcgattggccaaacatgggccaataacggaccgcattatgggccttaaacgggctagagttggaatcgtccattaaTGGGCCGACCATGACGGGTCGTCGTTAaccggccgtatttgatgatgttatgaaaacggcccaacggattaacgggccacaaacgagccgattgtaaccatgggctgaatttggcccacaatcagaaaaggccagtaacaggcTGTAAGTagccgaatgctggaaatgagcccaagaataaatgggccctgagaaggccaaaagataacatgggcttgaaacggtccaatggaataatgggccgttaatgggtataaagcgacatactgttcattacgggctagtttcaccacgggccgttaatgggccaagagttacaaagtgcctcatatgggccgaaagacgtcatgggccatacatgggccggaagttacaatgggctggaatcatattggatggcccagttgacgctactgggcctaattcggataggccgtaacgggccctaggttagcgggttgtaaatgggctacgtgcgaacaggccgttaacaggctttccgtgggccggtccgctatcttttgaccaagtcaaacgggccggccttttcacaggattGGTCCTCTGTTGGGccgagccacgtgtcgacgtatcattggcgcattctgtccaatgagtggaagtaatctgtcccaacggtgagccgacacgtgtttcctccagccaatgataattttacatgtggaaaatccccattggtctgggctgttaacgggttatcggatccaaaccgtaacccgatagcttaacgacgacccgttacgatggatgccacgtgtcggtcacccttgacgacagcacttctatgacgcgcgatttatcatcatggaagtggacacttccttgatgataattttggtaatatcatggaacacttctacgacagcacaggtatgactatcttgattctgtcataaaattttcatggatgtacatgcatgacagaaaatgtgacctactgtgacaaacacatatcatcacggaagtgtattctttTTTGTAGTGAATTAAGGGTGAGAAAATGATTCTTTgtttgctcaacagatcagttccgctcagaaAGAATTCATTCCACCCTGTTTGAAATGCATCAAATGTCAAACTGCTAATtattcacctgaaagttcaaatgcttctattgctgcaattTCTTCAACTATTTTTGTGGTCACAACTTCCTCATCTAAGGAcaccacaagtatcactgatgaAAATGCAGGGTTGAAAGAATTGTAtgtgacatgcatgtacaaaagcctcaaagggcatcaaacccttTGCGATGCgcttaaaaagcagattctgaacaggaaccctagaaagagggtattgcatttgagaggaaactcaatgccgatggatcctactggaaacctgagcagtatcccaaaacctcatgggttgctgcaaaaggacctcttgtacatccatctactttatctggctttacatgtgaatcttcatgttcatctgatgagtcatttgacttcaactataaactgttcaaaaatcagaatggcgaAGTATTTGccagatatgttggaactaactgcaggaacaatcctcctctgaagaaaatctgggttcccaaaaggtatcttaaaagtcttcaggtgaatgtcctcatgatacCACCCGTGAAGAACATGGACCCCAtagcaaattcttcatatggatcaaattcctcacatggttAAAAGTACACTTATTCTCGTGCTAACGCTTCTGTTTCACAGGGAAAATCTAAGGgtcatgaatatgtgcattattattcaaaccattatgttcataagtcctctaagaatttctctgcttattcatatgcatactctaacccctcttctgtgaaacgaagtgcactggcttcaatgccacctttatcatatggagctcgcagaattgtgaactctttgccacccctccaaatgtgggtggtgaagaaaaagaactaataccttatgcagggtcaggtctccagacggaCTTGAACgcctgaagaatttgttggagacctgagAGTGTTTGgaaggatgcaagctaatcatgaagaaatgaattactcatttctcacgtccttataTTGTTGTATCTATtatactgcttgatgaaattctatctgacgaatttgatgtcatattcttcactctgaagtatatgagttcgtaagatgcactaattcgtCTGCAAGATGAATcgcccaaagctactgagtgggtgcTCGACAATGGATGcatgaatcacatgactggtgacaggaacttattgatggactctgctctatctccatcacatctgaagcatatcacctacgctgacaaaggaaaaaagcaaggtagtgggtctaggtagggttgcaatctcaaagggtCGACACATgcacaaagtcatgcttgtcaaaTCTctcggattcaacctcatgtctgtctcaatgctttgtgatcttgatatggctgtcatctttggcaaatatcgttgcatagtactcatggaatctgacaaatccaaagtcttcgaaggctttaggagtggagacttatattgttgatttctctgcaggaccacagcctgccacatgtctacttgcaaaagcttcagaaggctggctatggcatcgacgacttggtcatgctggcatgaggaacttgcacacacttgtgaacaagaagcacatcattggcatcgagTGTGTCAAATTCCTCacagatcatctttgtggggcttgtgaggttGAGATGACTAgatccaagcatccctcaaagactatcatgactactactcgtccTTTTggattgcttcacatggacctttGACTATGCCGGTGATCGGGTGGattgcaagtcaacatcaggcacatgccatttccttggatgatccttagtatgttggtcctcgaagaagcagaactgcgtgtCACTTTCTAATGTTGAAGCTGAGTACATTCCTGCTATGCTCAGCTGTTGTGGATGAAGAAAACCCTCAAGAattatggcatcaatgtgaagaacgtgcctctctactatgacaacgagagtgccatgaagattgctcacaacccagttcagcactcgaagactaagcacatccggattcatcatcattttcttcaagatcatgtgttgaagggcgacatctccatcgaccacgtgaagactgaagaacaactggttgatatcttcacaaagcccttggatgaaaagagattttgcaagttgcggtgtgagctaaatatcttacaatctttgaatgttctttgaaaggacacacatcctaacacttatgcaaaattgatgactttgatatgcaacacatgaagtatcgtttctcttcaatcaatgaagacttaccctctaagtgtgaagaaattaatgaagaatttgattctcaaagccctatgacaattgtatgcggtgtctgagaTCATCATCCTTATACGGTGGCTCACGCCACCAACCATAGTTGAAAATCTTCAAAATTGAGTTTTTCGTCATTTTGCAAATTCTTCAAATTTTCAAATTCCTCAAGTTTGCAATTTCTTCAAACTTTACATCTGGTGTTCTTCACTtactatatatatacacacacatctgggctattatgtttcgcgtaacagaatattattcggttaccctacttgaactgacggTTCCAGACGATTGTACTCATGATTTTCATCTCGTCGAACTGATCGTCCTCTCTAGCTCAAAAAAAATTGCAAATTTTTTCATCGgaatggggcgtgtaatatatcattcgaaagctcttgacatctacattacaaatatataggaattttttgcaaaatcatcacggtttaagagcagttttgaaaaaaccattttttttttcaaaaccgaaaatgcGAATCATATTTTGGATTTAatttttcaaacggtttgtcggaattaagcaaataagatggcattggaaagctggtgaaaatccgcttCTTCCATGTATCTAATTTTTTGAAATTCTATataatttaaaagtaatttgaaaaatggtgaaatTCTGGCCGAAACGTATTTTCACGTTTTTTTTTGCAAATGGCTtctcggattgacgcaaatgatacatCATTGGAAAGCTCTGGAAAATGTGCAACTTTTTTTTATAGAAATGTTTTCTAATTTCTTACGGTTTAAACTCGAATCCAAATATGGTCAAATTTGATTTCGAACGTGATTTTTTAAGTTTGTttaaatggggcaaataatatatcaTTGGAAAGATATCGGAAATgcaaaacttagtcatgttgaatattttctcaaattcacaaccgttgaagagtaattttgaatacggtgAGACCCATCGTGTTGTTTTTCGGGTCAAAAAACAGAGTACTCATACTGATCTATTTGTGTGTTTGTACTGGGGTATTTTTCACAGTAGTTTTGAATGATTCCAAAAAAAAAGTACTTGAACGGATATCTGTACGgttttgtactgagcgtgttttcACATACTAGGCTTTACTCTGTATTTCTGGTCTAATTTTCCTTGTAACTTCTCAATGGTATCATCATGCACGAACTTGGATAGTTTATATTgttgaactgaatgatatttttaaTAAAACGAAAATGTTTTGTGTTTTCTTTTGAACTCAACATTGTTTTGCGACGATATTCTAGACTTCTCTCATTTTACCACTTGAACTTTTACCATTTTCAATTTCCATGGTGTTTTTTTTGGTCTTTTTTTCCAAACTTATCTGGGACGTCGTGTTATACTTTTTTCTGTACTTATATGCTAGTAATAATAGAACATTTCCCATGCAACTTTTGTCCATTCGTGAACATCAACCAAAATAGGCAGGAGGGAGCACTATTGAACTGATCATTGTTTTCGACCGAACTATTGTGTTCTCTTCTTTTCCAAGAACTGATCATGTAATACATATTGAACGGCCACATGTGTGATATAATGAACTGTAGGGCCTTAAAAGTGTAATGACAGTACATCTATAAAGCTCCATCAGATCACATGAAGCCTCTGCCAAATGAAATATACAAAATACTGACAACACTTCACACTTTTGCACGAAGGGCATACTTCCGAACATGCTCGACGACACCCATTGAAATTGCGCAATTCACGGGTGGGAGCAAGCAACAACTTGAGGTATGGAAATTGCAAAGCTCGtaaagtaaaacatggcatcttGTTTTGTTCCAGAAAAACAATAGGAGCGCATCCGCATAGTTATTCACCTCCATATCAATAATACTTGGCCACCAAAAACCCGACAAATGTTTTTTTCTTGAAAACACACAACCCATTTTTGGAATGCATCAGTACAAGCTGACATTTTCACTTTTCAGAAAGCAATCAAACTTGCTAATTAGTACTCATGTACTTACTAGGACCGCACATATCCTAATACTAGTACTCATGTACTTACTGCGGCCTGCACTCAGCTCCTTGAGCGACCGGCCACAAAACAAGAAGTTGTACTGTTGAGCAGGAGGTCCTCGACCTCGTGACTCCTCCAGCAGGCTCCACTGTTTTGCACTGAAGCATAAGCCATGCCGTTGGAGTGGGACGCGTCGACGCAGCGACAACTTTAGAAACTGGTTCTATAGAAAAGATTTTTCATTAAGTGGCCACAACTTTCAGTGCAATAGTTCAAACATTTTAGTGCAAAAACCTACGTGCCAAAGATGTGCGTGTAGCTGGCAGTGATGCTGGTGTTTCCTTGTGGCGACGATGTGGACGGCAATGACTTGTGCATCTCCCTATCACCCATGAAGTAATACAAAGAACAACTATAAGAAGTAACCATTAGAAGTTCACTGATCCTCATTATCCTATCAAACTTGGACTGAAACAGTACTACTGAAAGAACCATTGGAAAATGGAATTTACCTACAGTCTCGACAGCGAGCCTCTCAAGATCATGATCTGCAAGGAAAAAGATGGAGCAAAATAGGTAAAAAAATTATACAA encodes the following:
- the LOC123144498 gene encoding uncharacterized protein, producing the protein MSGYGHWSLLVVGRSSLPPPEDHDLERLAVETVVVLCITSWVIGRCTSHCRPHRRHKETPASLPATRTSLAQPVSKVVAASTRPTPTAWLMLQCKTVEPAGGVTRSRTSCSTVQLLVLWPVAQGAECRPQ